One Sphingomicrobium marinum genomic window carries:
- the queA gene encoding tRNA preQ1(34) S-adenosylmethionine ribosyltransferase-isomerase QueA — MRVSDFNFELPQERIALRPCRPRDAARMLLVDGSDISDRKVMDLPDLLGPDDVLVFNDTKVIPAQLTGKRGDATIGATLHKREGLRGWWAFVKNAKRVRDGDIIDFGNDVTAIAERRDESGAILLEFQGDEPVELLLERAGTMPLPPYIATKRGIDDADRDDYQTMFAREEGAVAAPTASLHFTDRLVAALDAAGVKRETLTLHVGAGTFLPVKVDDTDDHKMHAEWGQIDADTAARLNAARAKGGRLIAVGTTPLRLLESAADKDGMIQPFAGDTDIFITPGYRFRAVDGLMTNFHLPRSTLFMLVSALMGLETMQRAYAHAIAHEYRFYSYGDSSLLLPTRSV; from the coding sequence ATGAGGGTTTCCGATTTTAATTTCGAGTTACCGCAGGAACGGATCGCACTAAGGCCGTGCCGTCCGCGTGATGCCGCGCGCATGCTGCTGGTCGACGGCAGCGACATTTCCGATCGCAAGGTCATGGACCTGCCCGACTTGCTCGGGCCCGATGACGTCTTGGTCTTCAACGACACTAAGGTCATCCCGGCCCAACTGACCGGCAAGCGCGGTGATGCCACGATCGGCGCGACGCTGCACAAGCGCGAAGGCCTGCGCGGCTGGTGGGCCTTCGTGAAGAACGCCAAGCGCGTTCGCGACGGCGACATTATCGACTTCGGCAATGATGTCACGGCCATCGCCGAGCGGCGCGATGAAAGCGGCGCCATCCTGCTGGAATTTCAGGGCGACGAGCCGGTCGAACTCTTGCTCGAGCGCGCCGGCACCATGCCACTGCCGCCCTACATCGCTACCAAGCGTGGCATCGATGATGCCGACCGCGACGATTACCAGACCATGTTCGCGCGCGAAGAAGGCGCCGTCGCGGCACCAACGGCATCGCTCCATTTCACCGACCGCCTCGTCGCCGCGCTGGATGCGGCGGGGGTGAAGCGCGAGACGCTGACGCTGCATGTCGGGGCCGGCACTTTCCTGCCGGTGAAGGTCGACGATACCGACGATCACAAGATGCACGCCGAGTGGGGGCAGATCGATGCCGATACCGCGGCGCGGCTCAATGCCGCGCGTGCTAAAGGTGGGCGCCTGATCGCGGTCGGCACCACGCCGCTCCGCCTGCTGGAAAGCGCAGCGGACAAGGATGGCATGATCCAGCCCTTTGCCGGTGACACCGATATCTTCATCACACCCGGCTATCGCTTCCGCGCCGTGGACGGCCTGATGACCAACTTCCACTTGCCGAGGTCAACGCTGTTCATGCTGGTCTCAGCGCTAATGGGGTTGGAGACGATGCAGCGCGCTTATGCGCACGCCATCGCGCACGAATATCGCTTCTACAGCTACGGCGATTCCTCGCTATTACTGCCTACTCGATCGGTCTGA
- a CDS encoding DUF481 domain-containing protein, producing the protein MMFRCVALAATLSCMPAAAQAELPVAVEELIDAAVATGDAKKVDTVIALARSTYPDDRPTIDALAARAKEQMAGKAAAVAAEKEAEIRTAGILENWSGRGELGAFQSSGNSDDLGVTAGLKVKREGIDWRHKLGALVDYRESDGVATREQFLFAYEPNYKITERLYAYGLGQYERDRFQGISTRLVASGGLGYDVIDTDRVFLSLKGGPAFRYTDFTDGTSTERLAGLAALDFDWTISERLALTEDAEALVEDGSTSLRAATGLEADLGGNLIARVSYVVEHETDPPAGAEKTDTLTRVTVVYDF; encoded by the coding sequence ATGATGTTTCGATGTGTGGCGCTCGCCGCGACGCTTTCCTGCATGCCTGCGGCGGCGCAAGCCGAACTTCCGGTTGCGGTGGAAGAGTTGATCGATGCCGCGGTCGCCACCGGCGATGCCAAGAAGGTCGATACCGTAATTGCGTTGGCGCGTTCCACCTATCCCGACGATCGCCCGACTATCGACGCACTAGCCGCACGTGCCAAGGAGCAAATGGCCGGAAAGGCCGCCGCGGTCGCAGCCGAGAAAGAAGCCGAAATCCGCACCGCCGGCATCCTTGAAAACTGGTCGGGGCGCGGCGAACTGGGGGCCTTCCAGTCATCGGGCAACAGCGACGATCTGGGCGTTACCGCAGGTCTCAAGGTCAAGCGCGAGGGCATCGATTGGCGCCACAAGCTGGGAGCGCTCGTCGACTATCGGGAGAGCGACGGCGTGGCGACGCGCGAGCAATTCCTGTTCGCCTATGAGCCCAACTACAAGATCACCGAACGGTTGTACGCCTACGGCCTTGGCCAATATGAGCGCGATCGCTTCCAGGGCATCTCGACCCGCCTCGTCGCTTCGGGTGGCCTTGGCTATGACGTGATCGACACGGATCGCGTCTTCCTGTCGCTAAAGGGCGGCCCGGCATTCCGCTACACCGATTTCACCGACGGCACGAGCACCGAGCGGCTAGCGGGTCTCGCTGCGCTCGACTTCGACTGGACCATCAGTGAGCGGCTAGCCCTCACCGAAGACGCCGAGGCACTGGTCGAGGACGGCTCGACCAGCCTGCGCGCCGCCACCGGCCTTGAAGCCGATCTCGGCGGCAACTTGATCGCCCGCGTGTCCTATGTCGTCGAACACGAAACCGACCCGCCTGCGGGTGCCGAGAAAACCGACACGCTGACGCGCGTGACCGTGGTGTATGATTTCTAG
- a CDS encoding N-formylglutamate amidohydrolase has product MSETPLPSPSVYPTGAGLPVILSVPHSGRDLPESVARAAIGGSKPILGLADPLVDLLVAPLVERGIGAVIARAPRGAIDPNRATDALEPNAVKGAAPPPPRSREAKGLGLIPSRGPGGSPLWREPLPRVIAQSRIAAAWLPYHDAVERLIDQVAARHGGAILLDCHSMPPRRRGLPPVVIGDRHGTSCAGWVSAAAAYAVRACHYQSAFNHPFAGGEIVRRHGDPDRNIHALQIEVDRSLYLDRYLRDAGPGWRRTQMLYSAIVDALLAEWDRHGLRAAE; this is encoded by the coding sequence ATGTCAGAGACGCCGCTCCCCTCCCCGTCCGTCTATCCGACGGGTGCCGGATTGCCGGTCATCCTGTCGGTGCCGCATTCGGGAAGGGACCTTCCGGAAAGCGTTGCCAGGGCCGCGATCGGTGGTTCGAAGCCCATTCTCGGGCTTGCCGATCCGTTGGTTGATCTGCTCGTGGCACCATTGGTGGAGCGCGGTATTGGCGCCGTCATCGCGCGCGCGCCGCGCGGCGCCATCGACCCCAACCGCGCCACCGATGCGCTCGAACCCAATGCGGTAAAAGGTGCCGCGCCGCCGCCCCCGCGCAGTCGCGAAGCGAAGGGGCTGGGGCTCATTCCGTCACGCGGCCCGGGCGGGAGCCCGCTGTGGCGCGAACCGCTGCCGCGCGTGATCGCGCAAAGCCGGATCGCTGCCGCATGGCTGCCCTATCATGACGCGGTGGAACGACTGATAGACCAGGTTGCCGCGCGCCACGGCGGCGCCATCCTGCTGGACTGCCACAGCATGCCGCCGCGCCGTCGCGGCCTGCCGCCGGTCGTCATCGGCGATCGGCATGGCACGAGCTGTGCCGGCTGGGTGTCTGCCGCTGCCGCGTACGCGGTGCGCGCATGCCATTACCAATCTGCGTTCAATCATCCGTTCGCCGGCGGTGAAATCGTCCGACGCCACGGCGATCCGGATCGCAATATCCACGCCCTGCAGATCGAAGTGGACCGGAGCCTTTATCTCGACCGGTACCTGCGCGACGCAGGCCCCGGCTGGCGGCGCACCCAGATGCTCTACAGCGCGATAGTCGACGCCCTGCTGGCCGAATGGGACCGACACGGTCTTCGCGCCGCCGAATAG
- a CDS encoding SapC family protein, whose amino-acid sequence MASQAPSPQLPLLYQGLEPINSQKHAGWNVRTLESVPQAASAHAIPATVDEFAMLQRFYPIIFSAGDDPIPLALMGLNEGVNTFLDENGKPVEKNFYMPAYLRRYPFMLAKLRADTEELSLCVDPTSGGIGEFKEGEALFADGQPTDATKNILQFCEQFETAGQRTKSFMDELKDADLLMDGEVAIQPQGLEKPFVYRGFQMVNEEKLRDLPGDKLRKLNQNGILPLIFAHLFSLAQIREIFGRQVKMGKGPVDAKQMEGADA is encoded by the coding sequence ATGGCGAGCCAGGCGCCGAGCCCGCAATTGCCCCTTCTTTATCAGGGTCTTGAACCGATCAATTCGCAAAAGCACGCAGGTTGGAACGTGCGTACGCTCGAAAGCGTGCCCCAGGCGGCCAGTGCGCATGCCATCCCCGCGACGGTGGATGAATTCGCCATGCTGCAGCGCTTCTACCCGATTATTTTCTCGGCTGGTGATGATCCCATTCCGCTTGCGCTGATGGGCCTCAACGAAGGCGTGAACACCTTCCTCGACGAAAACGGCAAGCCGGTCGAAAAGAATTTCTATATGCCGGCGTACCTGCGTCGCTACCCCTTCATGCTCGCCAAGCTGCGCGCCGACACTGAAGAATTGTCGCTGTGCGTCGACCCGACCTCGGGTGGCATTGGCGAATTTAAAGAAGGCGAAGCGCTGTTCGCTGATGGCCAGCCGACCGACGCCACCAAGAACATCCTGCAGTTCTGCGAGCAGTTCGAAACCGCCGGCCAGCGCACCAAGTCGTTCATGGACGAACTTAAGGACGCCGACCTGCTGATGGACGGCGAAGTCGCGATCCAGCCGCAGGGCCTCGAAAAGCCGTTCGTCTATCGCGGTTTCCAGATGGTCAACGAAGAGAAGCTTCGCGACCTGCCGGGCGACAAGCTGCGCAAGCTCAACCAGAATGGCATCTTGCCGCTGATTTTCGCGCACCTGTTCAGCCTTGCACAGATCCGCGAAATCTTCGGCCGCCAGGTGAAGATGGGCAAGGGTCCGGTCGACGCCAAGCAGATGGAAGGCGCCGACGCCTAA
- a CDS encoding peptidylprolyl isomerase, which yields MRTSLALLALTLGLGAAPAAAQDQAQPLMTHIVPEEVANNPANKLTLNLSNGGTVVIQLRPDAAPQHVYRVQQLASAGFYDGLIFHRVVPGFMAQTGDPQGTGMGGSELPDLPAEFNRLPHLRGAFAMAREGAPQGATPEQQQAAQNSANSQFYIMFSPRFALDREYTVLGRVVSGMQAVDNIAPGEPPAQPTRIVSATIGGPLPAPPTPAPVSQEDVDEVRAPTPE from the coding sequence ATGCGTACGTCACTGGCTCTCTTGGCACTCACCCTCGGCTTGGGCGCGGCACCTGCCGCTGCGCAGGATCAGGCACAGCCCCTGATGACGCACATCGTTCCCGAAGAGGTCGCCAATAACCCCGCGAACAAGCTGACGCTCAACCTTTCCAACGGCGGCACGGTGGTCATCCAGCTGCGCCCCGATGCGGCGCCGCAGCACGTCTATCGCGTGCAGCAGCTGGCCAGCGCCGGCTTCTACGACGGCCTGATCTTCCACCGCGTGGTTCCGGGTTTCATGGCGCAGACAGGCGATCCGCAAGGGACGGGCATGGGCGGTTCGGAGCTTCCCGACCTTCCGGCCGAATTCAATCGCCTGCCGCATCTTCGCGGTGCTTTCGCGATGGCGCGCGAAGGCGCACCGCAGGGCGCGACGCCCGAACAGCAGCAGGCTGCGCAAAATAGCGCCAATAGCCAATTCTACATCATGTTCTCGCCGCGCTTCGCACTCGACCGCGAATATACCGTGCTCGGCCGCGTCGTCTCGGGCATGCAGGCGGTCGACAATATCGCGCCGGGCGAACCGCCGGCGCAGCCGACCCGCATCGTCAGTGCAACGATCGGCGGTCCGCTTCCGGCGCCGCCGACGCCAGCGCCGGTGTCGCAGGAAGACGTGGACGAGGTACGCGCCCCGACACCCGAATGA
- a CDS encoding pyridoxamine 5'-phosphate oxidase family protein: MSIELATYLLRDNRVMSVATMMDNGWPQCTMVAYANDGMTLYFVISKSGSKYENIQRDARIGIAIGHDVLSPRSIKGLSIAACASEVEDEAERSKALKLLMDRRPPLERLREPGKDRAAVMKAEPELMTVMDYSKGFGFSTLLSFGENGAIESVDEQPSDWGYGAEFRPIE, encoded by the coding sequence ATGAGTATCGAACTTGCTACCTATTTGCTGCGTGACAATCGCGTCATGTCGGTTGCCACCATGATGGACAATGGCTGGCCGCAATGCACGATGGTTGCTTACGCCAACGATGGGATGACGCTTTATTTCGTCATCTCCAAGTCGGGCAGCAAATATGAAAATATCCAGCGCGATGCCCGGATCGGGATCGCCATCGGACACGACGTCCTGTCCCCGCGTAGCATCAAGGGATTGTCGATTGCAGCCTGCGCAAGCGAAGTCGAGGACGAGGCCGAACGCAGCAAGGCACTCAAGCTGCTGATGGACCGCAGGCCGCCGCTCGAACGGCTGCGGGAGCCCGGCAAGGACCGCGCTGCCGTCATGAAGGCCGAGCCCGAGCTGATGACCGTGATGGATTATTCGAAAGGGTTCGGCTTCTCGACCTTGCTGAGCTTTGGTGAAAATGGTGCCATCGAATCTGTCGATGAGCAGCCCTCCGACTGGGGCTACGGCGCCGAATTCAGACCGATCGAGTAG
- a CDS encoding alpha/beta hydrolase, translated as MRIVTSLLAVFALGACGLPTIETPSAITAPCPVVEEVSDNEAVLFMTMRQPDCAPGKPARLTDLRADAVRFGVRPVGAHDDGGAPVFLPYQRWEEELAARGGGNPALLYIHGFNNNARVSTQDARAIARSIDHKGAVVTLFWPTLAGPETYYWSVTNRDWTQPYADALLRNLAARHEGVILFGHSMGARLALDAAIALGERHPEWLRRINQIILASPDIDRSDMIGKLKRLAAIEGVPPVTVYASTRDKILQTAWLTNGYPRGGDLGSTYPGLLGNGPTPPLYPDPIAANVTVVDTSEVSRGLSGHADYIYSPETAADICRVVNRIDHGDARVPARRPDSGQQVAGSVVLRKGDAPCFDQASRAAAWLESVD; from the coding sequence ATGCGCATCGTCACATCACTGTTGGCCGTCTTTGCCCTTGGCGCCTGCGGGCTGCCGACAATCGAGACACCGTCGGCCATCACGGCACCCTGCCCTGTCGTCGAAGAGGTGAGCGACAACGAGGCCGTCCTTTTCATGACGATGCGCCAGCCCGACTGTGCGCCCGGCAAACCGGCCCGTCTGACCGATCTTCGTGCCGATGCAGTGCGTTTTGGCGTGCGCCCGGTCGGCGCACACGACGATGGCGGCGCGCCTGTCTTTCTTCCCTATCAGCGATGGGAGGAAGAACTGGCCGCGCGCGGCGGCGGCAATCCGGCGCTGCTATATATTCACGGCTTCAACAATAATGCGCGCGTTTCGACGCAGGATGCGCGCGCCATCGCGCGGTCGATCGATCATAAGGGCGCGGTGGTGACGCTATTCTGGCCCACGCTTGCTGGGCCTGAGACCTATTATTGGTCAGTGACCAATCGCGACTGGACGCAGCCTTATGCCGATGCGCTGCTGCGCAACCTTGCCGCGCGGCACGAAGGCGTGATCCTGTTCGGCCACTCGATGGGCGCGCGCCTTGCGCTCGATGCCGCCATCGCGCTGGGTGAACGTCATCCCGAATGGCTGCGGAGGATCAACCAGATTATCCTCGCCTCGCCCGATATCGATCGATCCGACATGATCGGAAAGCTCAAGCGCCTCGCCGCGATCGAGGGCGTGCCGCCGGTGACGGTCTACGCGTCGACGCGCGACAAGATCTTACAGACTGCCTGGCTGACCAACGGCTATCCGCGCGGCGGTGATCTTGGCTCGACCTATCCCGGACTGCTGGGCAACGGGCCCACCCCGCCGCTCTATCCCGATCCGATCGCGGCCAACGTGACGGTCGTGGATACAAGCGAGGTCAGCCGGGGGCTCTCGGGTCATGCCGACTATATCTACAGCCCGGAGACCGCTGCCGATATTTGCCGAGTGGTGAACAGGATCGACCACGGAGACGCGCGCGTCCCGGCCAGGCGACCTGATAGCGGCCAGCAGGTGGCCGGCAGCGTCGTCCTTCGCAAAGGCGACGCGCCCTGCTTCGACCAGGCGAGCCGCGCGGCCGCGTGGCTCGAAAGCGTCGATTAA
- the cpdR gene encoding cell cycle two-component system response regulator CpdR, protein MYKILLAEDDKSMREYLARALERVGYEVESVDCGTKALPLLENGKYDLLLTDIVMPEMDGIELAQKASAIDAEIRVMFITGFAAVALQGGKTAPEAKLLSKPFHLKDLVAEVDRMFQSEDQHGRL, encoded by the coding sequence ATGTACAAGATCCTTCTTGCTGAAGACGACAAGTCGATGCGCGAATATCTGGCGCGGGCGCTGGAACGCGTTGGTTATGAGGTCGAATCCGTCGACTGTGGCACCAAGGCGCTACCGCTCTTGGAAAATGGCAAGTATGATCTGCTGCTTACCGATATCGTGATGCCTGAAATGGACGGGATCGAACTGGCGCAGAAAGCCAGCGCGATCGACGCCGAAATCCGCGTCATGTTCATCACCGGCTTTGCCGCCGTCGCGCTGCAGGGCGGCAAGACCGCGCCGGAAGCCAAATTGCTTTCGAAGCCCTTCCATCTGAAGGACCTGGTCGCCGAAGTGGATCGCATGTTCCAGTCGGAAGACCAGCATGGGCGCCTTTAG
- a CDS encoding exodeoxyribonuclease VII small subunit has protein sequence MSDTPVEEMEFEAALAELETIVRTLEAGDETLDKSIALYQRAEALKKHCEARLTSARERIEKITLDGNGQPAGTEPFDAGK, from the coding sequence ATGTCTGATACGCCTGTCGAAGAAATGGAATTCGAGGCCGCGCTGGCGGAACTCGAAACGATCGTGCGCACCCTGGAAGCCGGCGACGAAACGCTCGACAAGTCGATTGCGCTCTACCAGCGCGCCGAAGCGCTCAAGAAGCATTGCGAGGCGCGGCTGACCTCGGCGCGCGAACGGATCGAGAAGATCACGCTGGACGGCAACGGGCAGCCTGCGGGCACCGAGCCGTTCGACGCCGGTAAGTGA
- the coaD gene encoding pantetheine-phosphate adenylyltransferase, with amino-acid sequence MRIGVYPGTFDPITLGHLDIIRRGSALADKLVIGVTTNSAKSPMFDVEKRLEMVRRETADIDNVEVVSFNSLLMDFAVAHNASFVLRGLRAVADFEYEYQMAGMNQQLNDDVETVFLMADVSLQPIASRLVKEIARYGGPIDKFVPAEVARDVAAALAGEQS; translated from the coding sequence ATGCGCATCGGCGTCTACCCCGGCACATTTGACCCCATCACGCTTGGGCATCTCGATATCATTCGGCGCGGCAGCGCGCTGGCGGACAAGCTCGTCATCGGGGTCACGACCAATTCGGCCAAATCGCCGATGTTCGACGTCGAGAAACGGTTGGAGATGGTACGCCGCGAAACGGCGGACATCGACAATGTCGAGGTGGTCAGTTTCAACTCGCTGCTGATGGATTTCGCCGTCGCGCACAACGCCAGCTTCGTGCTGCGCGGGCTGCGCGCCGTTGCCGATTTCGAATATGAGTATCAGATGGCGGGCATGAACCAGCAGTTGAACGACGACGTCGAAACCGTCTTCCTGATGGCCGACGTGTCGTTGCAGCCCATTGCCTCGCGGCTGGTCAAGGAAATCGCCCGCTATGGCGGCCCCATCGATAAGTTCGTACCCGCTGAAGTGGCCCGCGACGTCGCGGCGGCGCTTGCTGGCGAGCAAAGCTAG
- the tgt gene encoding tRNA guanosine(34) transglycosylase Tgt — MTRFSFSIAATDGKARTGTLSMQRGDIRTPAFMPVGTAATVKAMKPEAVRATGADIILGNTYHLMLRPGAERVAKLGGLHRFMNWDRPILTDSGGYQVMSLSDLSKVTDDGVTFKSHLDGSRHHLTPERSIEVQRLLDSDIVMQFDELVRPDVSADKQREAMDRSIAWARRSRDEFDRGGEHAQRAAIFGIQQGVLDEKLRKESADALIDIGFDGYAVGGLAVGEGHEAMLGCLDFAPGQLPADRPRYLMGVGKPDDLVEAVARGIDMFDCVLPTRSGRTGQAFTRTGPINIRNARFAEDQSPLDPECACPTCGTYTRAYVHHLVRSGEILGAMLMTEHNLSFYQALMADMRSAIADSRFAAFRKHFLDKYRAG; from the coding sequence ATGACCCGCTTTTCCTTTTCGATCGCGGCCACGGACGGCAAGGCGCGGACCGGCACATTGTCGATGCAGCGCGGCGATATCCGTACGCCCGCGTTCATGCCGGTGGGGACCGCGGCGACGGTCAAGGCGATGAAGCCCGAGGCGGTGCGGGCGACCGGCGCGGACATCATCCTTGGCAATACCTATCACCTGATGCTGCGTCCCGGCGCGGAGCGGGTGGCCAAGCTGGGCGGACTGCACCGCTTCATGAACTGGGATCGACCGATCCTCACCGATAGCGGCGGCTACCAGGTGATGAGCCTGTCGGATTTGTCCAAAGTCACCGATGACGGCGTTACGTTTAAAAGCCATCTCGACGGATCGCGTCATCATCTGACGCCCGAACGCTCGATCGAGGTGCAGCGCCTGCTCGACAGCGACATCGTCATGCAATTCGACGAGCTGGTTCGGCCCGACGTGAGCGCGGACAAGCAGCGCGAGGCGATGGACCGATCGATTGCGTGGGCCAGGCGCAGCCGCGACGAGTTCGACCGCGGGGGTGAACATGCGCAGCGCGCCGCCATCTTCGGCATCCAGCAAGGCGTACTCGACGAAAAACTGCGCAAGGAAAGCGCCGACGCGCTGATCGACATCGGGTTCGACGGCTATGCCGTGGGCGGCCTCGCGGTGGGCGAGGGGCATGAAGCGATGCTGGGCTGCCTCGATTTTGCGCCTGGCCAACTGCCCGCCGACAGGCCGCGCTACCTGATGGGCGTGGGCAAACCCGACGATCTGGTCGAAGCGGTAGCGCGCGGGATCGATATGTTCGATTGCGTGCTGCCGACGCGTTCGGGTCGCACGGGGCAGGCGTTTACACGCACGGGCCCGATCAACATTCGCAATGCGCGCTTTGCCGAAGACCAGTCGCCGCTCGATCCCGAATGTGCGTGCCCGACATGCGGCACCTACACACGCGCCTATGTGCATCACCTGGTACGATCAGGCGAAATCCTCGGTGCCATGCTGATGACCGAGCATAACCTGTCGTTCTACCAGGCGCTGATGGCCGACATGCGTAGCGCGATCGCCGATAGCCGATTCGCGGCCTTCCGCAAGCATTTCCTCGATAAGTATCGCGCTGGTTAG
- a CDS encoding polyprenyl synthetase family protein yields MSLPPLLGTEADRVGNSVDALFKGILEVPGDRRDTLYEAMRHAAIGGGKRMRPLLTVAAARLFNVPDARAIRAGTAIEAIHVYSLIHDDLPCMDDDDLRRGKPTVHKAFDECTAVLAGDSLYALAFELAANPKTHDSDHVRAELCLALAKASGPNGMAGGQMMDLVAGAEKDALDLGAITRLQQLKTGAMIEVSVEAACILGQIRPDQRTPYHGYARNVGLAFQIADDLLDHSGDEDKAGKRLQKDADAGKATFVSLMGEDKAREQARMLVDQAIEHLDKHGEEADLLRAIARYAVERDR; encoded by the coding sequence GTGAGCCTGCCGCCTCTTCTTGGAACAGAGGCCGACCGTGTCGGCAACAGCGTCGATGCGCTATTCAAGGGCATCCTCGAAGTGCCCGGCGATCGCCGCGACACACTCTATGAAGCGATGCGCCACGCCGCCATCGGTGGTGGCAAGCGCATGCGCCCCCTGCTCACGGTGGCAGCCGCGCGCTTATTCAATGTTCCCGACGCTAGGGCCATTCGCGCCGGCACCGCGATCGAGGCGATCCACGTCTATTCGCTGATCCATGACGATCTTCCCTGCATGGACGATGACGATCTTCGCCGCGGCAAGCCGACTGTGCACAAGGCGTTCGATGAATGCACCGCTGTATTGGCAGGGGACAGCCTGTACGCGCTGGCGTTCGAACTCGCGGCCAATCCCAAGACCCACGATAGCGACCATGTGCGCGCCGAACTTTGCCTGGCGCTGGCCAAGGCGTCGGGCCCAAATGGCATGGCAGGCGGGCAGATGATGGACCTCGTCGCGGGGGCCGAGAAAGACGCGCTCGATCTCGGCGCCATCACCCGGCTCCAGCAGCTTAAAACGGGGGCGATGATCGAAGTGTCGGTCGAAGCCGCGTGCATCCTCGGCCAGATCCGCCCCGACCAGCGCACGCCGTATCACGGCTACGCGCGTAATGTCGGGCTCGCCTTCCAGATCGCCGACGATTTGCTCGATCATTCGGGCGACGAGGACAAGGCGGGCAAGCGGCTCCAGAAGGACGCCGATGCGGGCAAGGCCACCTTCGTTTCGCTGATGGGCGAGGACAAGGCGCGTGAACAGGCGCGCATGTTGGTCGATCAGGCCATTGAACATCTGGACAAGCATGGCGAAGAAGCCGACCTTCTGCGCGCTATCGCCCGCTATGCCGTAGAAAGGGACCGCTAA
- a CDS encoding DEAD/DEAH box helicase: MSFAVLGLSDELLRAVDDAGYSEPTPIQKGAIPPILMGKDLIGIAQTGTGKTASFVLPMIDILAQGRSRARMPRSLILAPTRELAQQVSENFEKYGKYHEKLSMVLLIGGVQMGDQVKALEKGVDVLIATPGRLLDLFERGKILLTGCDLLVIDEADRMLDMGFIPDIESICQKLPKNRQTMLFSATMPPPIRKLSEQFQNDPRTVEVARPATANKNIEQRLVSVSPRGKRDALKDILKQDDVTTAIVFCNKKVTVRELATSLKRSRFKVGQIQGDMDQKDRIAELDRFKAGEINILVASDVAARGLDIKGVSTVINYDVPWHPDDYVHRIGRTGRAGATGVAYTLATRADGDAIDAIEKLTKQKLGKGDAPKAEKADEADDKPAKKKPAPKKKAEPKKKSEPKADKKPARRARKKNDAPIEHVASGNGNEEDLPDPVKATPGIPARLHPDVADDDWCGPVPAFLSRGVGK; the protein is encoded by the coding sequence ATGAGTTTTGCCGTCCTCGGCCTATCTGATGAATTGCTTCGCGCCGTCGATGACGCGGGCTATTCCGAACCGACCCCGATCCAGAAGGGCGCTATCCCGCCCATCCTGATGGGCAAGGACCTGATCGGCATCGCACAAACCGGTACCGGCAAGACGGCCAGCTTCGTGCTGCCGATGATCGATATCCTCGCGCAGGGCCGCAGCCGTGCACGAATGCCGCGCTCGCTGATCCTCGCTCCGACGCGAGAGCTGGCGCAGCAAGTATCCGAGAATTTCGAGAAATACGGGAAATATCACGAAAAACTCTCGATGGTGCTGTTGATCGGCGGCGTCCAAATGGGCGACCAGGTCAAGGCGCTCGAAAAGGGCGTCGACGTCCTTATTGCGACGCCGGGCCGCCTGCTCGACCTGTTCGAGCGCGGCAAGATCCTGCTGACCGGCTGCGACCTGCTCGTCATCGACGAAGCCGACCGCATGCTCGACATGGGTTTCATCCCCGACATCGAAAGCATCTGCCAGAAACTGCCCAAGAACCGGCAAACCATGCTGTTTTCGGCGACCATGCCGCCGCCGATCCGCAAGCTGTCCGAGCAGTTCCAGAACGACCCGCGCACCGTCGAAGTCGCGCGCCCGGCCACGGCCAACAAGAATATCGAGCAGCGCCTCGTCAGCGTGTCCCCGCGCGGCAAGCGCGATGCGCTGAAGGACATTCTGAAGCAGGACGATGTCACCACGGCGATCGTCTTTTGCAACAAGAAGGTCACCGTGCGCGAACTCGCCACCAGCCTGAAGCGCAGCCGCTTCAAGGTCGGCCAGATCCAGGGCGATATGGACCAGAAGGACCGGATCGCCGAGCTCGATCGCTTCAAGGCGGGCGAGATCAATATCCTGGTCGCCAGCGACGTCGCCGCCCGCGGGCTCGACATCAAGGGCGTGTCCACGGTCATCAATTACGATGTGCCGTGGCATCCGGACGATTATGTCCATCGCATCGGCCGCACGGGCCGTGCTGGCGCGACCGGGGTCGCCTACACGCTGGCTACCCGCGCCGACGGTGATGCCATCGACGCGATCGAAAAACTCACCAAGCAGAAGCTCGGCAAGGGCGATGCGCCAAAGGCTGAAAAAGCGGACGAAGCCGACGACAAGCCGGCCAAGAAGAAGCCCGCGCCCAAAAAGAAAGCCGAGCCTAAGAAAAAGTCTGAGCCCAAGGCCGACAAGAAGCCAGCGCGGCGCGCGCGCAAGAAGAATGACGCGCCGATCGAGCATGTCGCTAGCGGGAATGGCAATGAGGAAGACCTTCCCGATCCGGTGAAGGCAACGCCCGGCATTCCCGCGCGTCTGCATCCCGATGTGGCCGATGATGACTGGTGCGGTCCGGTCCCCGCTTTCCTGTCGCGCGGCGTCGGGAAGTAG